Genomic window (Pseudanabaena sp. FACHB-2040):
CGGGCGCTGGGGCTGGGCACTGGGTTTTGGGGTGAGCTTTGGCCTGACCCTTTTGACCAAGCCCACCGGGATCTTGTTTTTACTGTTGCCAATGGGGTGGATAGCGGTTGAGTCTTTGCTGAAACGGCGCTGGCACCTTTGGCTGCAGTGGGGCCTCGCCGCTGTGGTTGCCGTAGCTATCTTTTGGCCCTGGTTTCAGACCAACTGGATCACCATTCTCTCTACTAGCGGTAAGTCAAACGCTGGCTGGATTGCAGCCGAACTCGACCTAGAAAGTCGTTGGTCTGTTTGGACCTACTACCTGCGAATGTTGCCCCGGATGATCACACCAGCCCTTCTCTGGGCAGGCGTGGGCAGTTGGATCCTGGGGCTAGTCGCCTGGAAGACTGGCCTGATCAAGCCTGCTGTTAACTGGGATCGCCCTCACCCAAATCAAAAGAAGCAGTGGCTTTGGCTGTTGAGCTATGTCGTGGGCACCTACGTGCTGCTGTCTCTTCTGCAGAACAAAGATCCGCGCCATATCGTGCCCTACGTGCCGATAGTCGTGATCTTGCTGGTGCGAGGGCTAACGGCCTGGTCAGGGCGAGGGTGGGCCTGGCTCAAGCTGGGTTTGGTCAGTGTTATTGCGGTTTTTGCCGCTGGCACGCTCTTTCCCATCGGCTCCCTGCCCCAGGCCCAGTTAGCAAAATATCCCTACCAGGGACCAGTTTGGCCCCACTCGCAGTTGATTGAGACGGTTTTAACGACAGAGCCCTATCTGCGTTCGACCATTGGCGTTTTGCCCAATATCGCTGAACTCAACCCCATGAATGTGGACTTCTATGGGGCTTTGAGAGACCTGCGGGTGTTTGGCCGGGAAGTTGGTTTTAGCCCAGAGTACGCGCCGCTGGATGCGCGATCGCTCACCTGGGTTTTGACCAAGGCTGGGGACCAGGGGCCGCAAAACAGTGGCAATGAGGCCAAAGTCGATCTTCAAGCCCAGGTCGAGCAAAGCTCCGATTACCAGGCGGTGCGAACCTGGCCTCTGCCAGACAATACGGAGATGACCCTGTACCATCGAGAGCCTGCCCCTGTAGAGGTCACTCCCCTAGCTCAGCCTCAGAACCGGGTTAGCCTGACTGGGGTCACTGCTCCTGCCACCGCTACCGTTAATAGCACAGTGCCCGTGTCTTACACGCTGCAGGGGCCGTGGGACGAGCTGGCCGAAGGGTTGCTGATCCTGACATGGCAAGCCGAGTCAGCCAGTCCGGGATCGCAGCCAGCTATACAGTGGATCCACGACCACGGCATTGGCCTAGGCAATTTGGATACTGGCCCAGAGTCACCTGCCAACGCTGGATTTACCGTTGTAGAGCGCTTAGGTATGGTCGTTCCAGCCGACATCCAACCGGGCCGATACCGACTGGTCGCTGAGTATGTTAATCGCCAAACGGGGGCGTCTTACCCCTTGCCGATCGCAGATGCTGCGATCGCAATCACCTCTGGAGAGAGCACTGTCTCCGGCCCAGAACCGGATCTGGTTAGCCAGCTCTATGGGCTGAGCCAAGGCCTGGCAGAGGGCAGTTTGGATCCTATTTTTAATACCGTAGGCCGCATTAATCAATATGACCCGCTGCAGGATTACTTGAAGCAGGCTGAGCAAGCCATGGGGTATCGCCTTGAGACGGCACCGGCCCGGCTAGAGTGGCTATATACCCGAGTCATGGCCCAGGTGCTGCAGCAGAAAGCAGAGAGTGCGATCGCAACCCTCACTCAGATCACGACCCTCGCCCCTACCAACCCCTATCACTGGCTCTACCTGGGCTTTGTTCACCTCTATCGCTGGCAGCCCCATGCCGCTGATCGGGCTCTCAACCAGGCCGCCACGCTGGCCCCTGACCTGCCAGAGCTGAAGGTTCTACAGGCAGTAGCCGCCCTGCAGCGGCTCAACTTGCTCCGAGCCTGGCAGCTGGTTCAGGCTAGCGGACTCTTGTGAGCAGCCGCGAGTTGGATTGGCCTAATCGCCAAAAGTTAAGCCTTTCTCTAATTTTTAGGTCTATGATCGGATTGATATATCATTTTTTTAAATAACAAACATTTCATTTTGTATCTAAATGCCGCAGACAGGGGTGCGTTGGTGAGCATTTGCCAACATTTGCTGAACGTCTGGGGCTGGTTTTAATCCTTGCTGCTGCTCACAACATTTCGCTCATCGAGCTGCATCAGCTCTTATTTTTTCCGTAGTTCTTCTGTTTCTTTACCCCCTAGAGATGGGAAAAATGCTCAGAAGAATTCCAAATTGGAATGCTAGGATTTCCTAGGTGAACACGCTTTGAGGGCCCGCTGTGATTCGCTCTGCCACGCTGCCGCTTCAGACACCGCTTCCGTCTCTGGGTGACAACAACCGGCTTAAACTGTTTTCGGGATCGGCCAACGTAGAGTTGGCTAGAGAGGTTGCCCGGTATTTGGGAATTGACCTAGGCCCGATGGTTCGCAAACGCTTCGCTGATGGCGAAGTCTATATCCAGATCCAGGAATCGATTCGAGGCTGCGATGTTTATCTGATTCAGCCAACCTGCTATCCGGTGAACGATCACCTGATGGAGCTGCTGATTATGATTGACGCCTGCCGTCGTGCTTCGGCCCGTCAGATCACCGCTGTTATTCCCTACTACGGCTACGCTCGGGCAGACCGCAAAACAGCAGGCAGAGAGTCGATCACCGCCAAGCTAGTAGCCAACCTGATGACCAAAGCCGGGGCCAATCGCGTTCTGGCCATGGATCTGCACTCTGCTCAGATTCAGGGCTACTTCGACATTCCCTGTGACCACGTCTACGGTTCCCCCGTCGTAATCGACTACATCGCCAGCAAGAAGCTGTCAGACATTGTGGTGGTTTCCCCCGACGTTGGGGGGGTGGCCCGCGCCCGCGCCTTTGCCAAGAAGCTCGATGATGCCCCTCTAGCAATTATTGACAAGCGTCGTCAAGCCCACAACGTCGCTGAAGTCATGAACGTAATCGGCGATGTCGCAGGCAAGACAGCCGTGCTGGTCGATGACATGATCGATACGGCTGGCACCATCTGCGAGGGGGCCCGTATCCTCAAGCAGGAAGGCGCTCGCCAGGTCTACGCCTGCGCCACCCACGCTGTGTTCTCACCGCCAGCTGTGGAGCGGCTCTCCAGTGGTCTGTTTGAAGAAGTGATCATCACCAACACCATTCCAATGATGGATACGCGGCGCTTTCCTCAGCTGCGGGTGCTCTCAGTCGCTAACCTGCTAGGCGAAACCATCTGGCGCATTCACGAAGAAAGCTCCGTCAGCATCATGTTCCGCTAATTTCGCTTTCTAGCACTAGCACAATTTGTATATTCAGCAGTAGAGCCGCGATTAATCGCGGCTCTACTGCTAACTGTCCTCACTCTCAAACTCAGGCCGACCGCTATTAGGAACAGGCCAGTCCGAGTTTTCACCCCCAATCACCAACCGTTTCAGGGCGAAAAAATCCCGATTGAACTGAGTGAAGGCATTGATTAGCACATCGACTGCGATCGCATCACTCGTGCCCATATCAACCCAGCACCGAGCCCAGGTGCCCTCATACTCTACGTCGCCTATGTTATGCATAAGCGACAGCAGGCTATCGCCCGCCAGAGTATTGTCATAATCCATGTAGCTGATCTCGAGGCCCGTTTCTTGAACCTGTAGGTTCTCGGCATTAAAGCCGCCCAGCTTACCCAGGAAAAACCAGGAGTCAAAGATCTCTTCAATGTATTGCCGCTCCATTAGCGAGGGAGTGGTTTCAAACTCCAGCCAAAGCCAAAGATTGAAAAAATTGCATTCCCTAAATTCAACCTGCATAACTCACCCTAGTAGAGCCAGATAAACCTTATCCCAATTTGACGCGAACCTGCGCTAAATCAGGTCAAAAGGCGGAAGCGCAGAGATCTGCACCCAGCCGAAGCAGAAGTAGGCATTAGCGCTCTTTATGAAGGGAGCTCATACCAATTCCAGAAAAAAGCGCTGCAGATAGGGGGTGAGAGAGTGGATGGGTGGATGAGTAGCGGCTGTTTAGAGAATTGGTATTAAAGGCTTGAGAACCGCTCTCTACTGTGATCCCCCCAACCTCCCATAGGAGATTGAGGGGTCGGCAGTTTGTCAGCTCTTTTAATTTTAGAAGGGTTGGGGATCAGCGCTGGGCCTGGCTCGCTCGCTCAGAACAGGCTTCACCAGCAAGGCCTTCAGCCAAACACTTCTCAAACCGGATTTGCCAGACTGTCTGTTTGGGCATTTGGTCAGCATAAGCTAGGGCCTGCTCATAGAGAGGAATACTGAGAGCAGTGTTGCCCTGTAGCTGATTAATCTGAGCCTTTAAGTAAAG
Coding sequences:
- a CDS encoding glycosyltransferase family 39 protein, producing the protein MATNSSVGPTAPISKPTPKLADDGRDLAILGCVWLAATFVDGLWLWLDQAPPAWDQGEHLTRALNHWELFQTPAFTEESWWQALWQLSPTYRAPFVYLMTVPLFQVLGRGFDQAVLVNSVFNGLLLLLTYSLGRRVFDRQTGLWAAAVCALVPVLLLLRVDYLLDYGLIVCVLAGFLCLTAWRTAGAAGRWGWALGFGVSFGLTLLTKPTGILFLLLPMGWIAVESLLKRRWHLWLQWGLAAVVAVAIFWPWFQTNWITILSTSGKSNAGWIAAELDLESRWSVWTYYLRMLPRMITPALLWAGVGSWILGLVAWKTGLIKPAVNWDRPHPNQKKQWLWLLSYVVGTYVLLSLLQNKDPRHIVPYVPIVVILLVRGLTAWSGRGWAWLKLGLVSVIAVFAAGTLFPIGSLPQAQLAKYPYQGPVWPHSQLIETVLTTEPYLRSTIGVLPNIAELNPMNVDFYGALRDLRVFGREVGFSPEYAPLDARSLTWVLTKAGDQGPQNSGNEAKVDLQAQVEQSSDYQAVRTWPLPDNTEMTLYHREPAPVEVTPLAQPQNRVSLTGVTAPATATVNSTVPVSYTLQGPWDELAEGLLILTWQAESASPGSQPAIQWIHDHGIGLGNLDTGPESPANAGFTVVERLGMVVPADIQPGRYRLVAEYVNRQTGASYPLPIADAAIAITSGESTVSGPEPDLVSQLYGLSQGLAEGSLDPIFNTVGRINQYDPLQDYLKQAEQAMGYRLETAPARLEWLYTRVMAQVLQQKAESAIATLTQITTLAPTNPYHWLYLGFVHLYRWQPHAADRALNQAATLAPDLPELKVLQAVAALQRLNLLRAWQLVQASGLL
- a CDS encoding ribose-phosphate pyrophosphokinase, which translates into the protein MIRSATLPLQTPLPSLGDNNRLKLFSGSANVELAREVARYLGIDLGPMVRKRFADGEVYIQIQESIRGCDVYLIQPTCYPVNDHLMELLIMIDACRRASARQITAVIPYYGYARADRKTAGRESITAKLVANLMTKAGANRVLAMDLHSAQIQGYFDIPCDHVYGSPVVIDYIASKKLSDIVVVSPDVGGVARARAFAKKLDDAPLAIIDKRRQAHNVAEVMNVIGDVAGKTAVLVDDMIDTAGTICEGARILKQEGARQVYACATHAVFSPPAVERLSSGLFEEVIITNTIPMMDTRRFPQLRVLSVANLLGETIWRIHEESSVSIMFR
- a CDS encoding DUF3531 family protein; protein product: MQVEFRECNFFNLWLWLEFETTPSLMERQYIEEIFDSWFFLGKLGGFNAENLQVQETGLEISYMDYDNTLAGDSLLSLMHNIGDVEYEGTWARCWVDMGTSDAIAVDVLINAFTQFNRDFFALKRLVIGGENSDWPVPNSGRPEFESEDS